Proteins encoded together in one Thermodesulfovibrionales bacterium window:
- the rtcA gene encoding RNA 3'-terminal phosphate cyclase — MVEIDGSQGEGGGQILRTALGLSCLLAKPFRIFNIRKGRERPGLMPQHLTAVRAAQLISNAEVRGDSKGSSELLFSPREVKAGDFFFDTGTAGSVTLVLQTIIPALISAKKRTTVILKGGTHVPLSPSYHYIAGVFVPILRKLGVSINVSIESYGFYPKGGGKIRVEISPPNEIKPLRVAERGKVFALRGYSAVGNLPLSIAERQRNAMVEKIHSVIKAPSFDEKIELLNVSSFGQGTFIYLQSESEHSSAGFTALGARGKRAEKVGEEAGADFLEYYASGAAFDHHLPDQIVPYLSLCRDESEFTTSSITSHLMTNLWAIGLFHDFTYSVQGEVGKPGSVRINQRPV; from the coding sequence ATGGTCGAGATAGACGGCAGCCAAGGAGAAGGCGGCGGTCAGATACTCAGAACAGCCCTCGGTCTCTCCTGTCTCTTAGCAAAACCCTTCAGGATATTCAATATCAGAAAAGGCAGGGAGAGACCCGGGCTCATGCCCCAGCATCTCACAGCGGTCAGGGCTGCTCAGCTGATATCGAACGCCGAAGTAAGGGGTGACTCCAAAGGATCATCGGAGCTTCTCTTTTCACCGCGAGAGGTGAAGGCCGGAGACTTTTTCTTCGACACCGGTACTGCCGGCTCTGTCACCCTCGTTCTCCAGACGATCATACCCGCGCTTATTTCCGCAAAAAAGAGAACCACGGTCATCCTAAAAGGAGGGACCCACGTTCCCCTCAGTCCATCCTATCACTATATTGCGGGCGTCTTTGTCCCCATCCTGAGAAAACTCGGGGTCTCGATAAACGTATCCATAGAGTCTTACGGATTCTACCCGAAGGGCGGAGGGAAAATCAGAGTTGAAATCTCTCCTCCAAACGAGATTAAACCCCTGAGGGTCGCAGAAAGGGGAAAGGTCTTCGCGCTGCGGGGATATTCGGCTGTCGGGAATCTACCGCTTTCGATAGCGGAGAGACAACGGAACGCCATGGTCGAAAAGATCCATTCCGTGATCAAGGCCCCATCTTTTGATGAAAAGATCGAACTGCTCAATGTCTCTTCCTTTGGACAGGGAACGTTTATATACCTTCAGTCGGAATCGGAACATTCATCAGCTGGCTTCACAGCACTCGGCGCGAGGGGAAAGAGGGCCGAGAAAGTCGGAGAGGAGGCGGGAGCTGATTTCCTCGAATATTACGCTTCAGGCGCGGCCTTTGACCACCATCTCCCCGACCAGATAGTCCCATACCTTTCACTCTGCCGGGATGAATCGGAATTCACCACTTCTTCCATAACCTCCCATCTCATGACCAACCTCTGGGCCATCGGCCTGTTCCATGACTTCACGTATTCTGTCCAAGGCGAAGTTGGGAAGCCCGGAAGTGTTAGGATAAACCAACGGCCTGTATAA
- a CDS encoding Clp1/GlmU family protein, with amino-acid sequence MSRLGGEDENSIDDGAMAGTLEDFIRDKAVLRELTESANKIIMILGGSDSGKTTLIEHLAHSLAKDSTVGIVDLDMGQSHIGPPTTVAWGKVRGGFEGWSGVMTEDFYFTGTVTPLGSLLPAVTGAKLMTDKAASSCDKVIIDTTGLIAEPAGRLLKQHKADIICPDIILAVDRSGELDHILDPFLLQRRPRVCRLPVPDFIGAKSPSQRGCYRFEKIAAYFHGADVIEVRTADIPLRMTGGPLRGDITRMRNRIVSFRNEHNRDISLGFIEGIDADRETLQVLTPLKHGTRFTAVIVGKTEIDMTDGELRDASPVPC; translated from the coding sequence GTGAGCAGGCTCGGTGGCGAAGATGAGAACTCTATCGATGACGGTGCTATGGCCGGGACATTAGAAGACTTCATTCGGGATAAGGCGGTCCTCCGTGAGTTGACCGAATCGGCGAATAAGATAATCATGATCTTAGGCGGTTCCGATTCCGGCAAGACGACCCTCATCGAACATTTGGCACACTCCCTCGCAAAGGACTCAACGGTCGGCATTGTAGACCTCGACATGGGACAATCTCATATCGGCCCTCCCACGACCGTGGCTTGGGGAAAAGTGAGGGGAGGATTCGAAGGCTGGTCCGGCGTCATGACCGAAGACTTCTATTTCACCGGTACCGTCACCCCCCTCGGCAGCCTCCTTCCTGCCGTGACCGGCGCGAAGCTGATGACGGATAAGGCCGCGTCTTCCTGCGACAAAGTAATTATCGACACGACAGGCCTGATAGCGGAACCAGCGGGCCGTCTGCTGAAGCAGCATAAGGCGGATATCATCTGTCCAGACATCATCCTCGCCGTTGACCGTTCCGGAGAATTGGACCATATCCTCGACCCCTTCCTTCTTCAAAGACGCCCGCGGGTCTGTCGCCTCCCTGTCCCCGATTTTATCGGGGCAAAAAGTCCGTCCCAGCGGGGTTGTTATCGCTTTGAGAAGATCGCTGCATATTTTCACGGTGCCGATGTCATAGAGGTTCGTACTGCGGATATCCCCCTAAGAATGACCGGTGGACCCCTGAGAGGGGACATAACGCGTATGAGGAACAGGATCGTTTCTTTCAGGAATGAGCATAACAGGGATATCTCTCTAGGCTTCATCGAGGGAATCGATGCCGACAGAGAAACCTTGCAGGTCCTCACTCCTCTGAAACATGGTACTCGGTTTACAGCAGTTATTGTGGGTAAGACGGAGATAGACATGACTGACGGAGAACTGAGAGATGCGAGTCCCGTGCCTTGCTGA
- the leuS gene encoding leucine--tRNA ligase, giving the protein MEERYEPQRVELKWQAYWSEKKPYRTDTETSQKKFYCLEMFPYPSGKIHMGHVRNYAIGDVIARYKRMRGYNVLHPMGWDSFGLPAENAAIKQGIHPAEWTHENIDFMRRQLNRMGLSYDWDREVTTSSPEYYRWNQWFFLRMYEKGLAYKKASFVNWCRSCATVLANEQVIDGKCWRCDNEVIQRELEQWFFKITAYADELLVGCDKLKGWPENVVAMQKNWIGKSEGVEVDFPIEGTDEKMRIFTTRPDTLWGVTFVCIAPGHPLWEKLVTDREKLNGIKAKYGNVEEKVGFFTGHYARNPMNNEKIPVYVANFVLMEYGTGAIMSVPAHDQRDFDFAKEYGLPINVVIVPEDKASANPEPITGAFEDEGILINSAQFSGLPSGEAKRKIGEYIEGRGLGRRVINYKLRDWGVSRQRYWGTPIPIIYCEKCGIVPVDEKDLPVILPEGVKFTGQGGSPLLDSEEFLRVDCPKCGGGARRETDTMDTFVDSSWYYVRYCSRRDEEALKRDNIAYWMPVDQYIGGVEHAVLHLLYSRFFTRVMRDIGILDIDEPFTNLLTQGMVCMETLKCPEHDWLFPEELKDGKCLHCGRDVIRGRVEKMSKSKKNVVDPDHLINRYGADTARLFSLFAAPPEKDLEWSDRGVEGAYRFLNRVWGIVFRNRPELTEKGQGGSSEVADIHQTASLSPLASQLLRKTHQTIKRVTLDIEREYHFNTAIAALMELVNELSAFKAEDDDDRAIFRYAVETILMLLSPFAPHIAEELWDAIGNEPDLFGRSWPEWDEEIAREEEIELVIQVNGKVRSKIMVPQGLSDEEIKERTLAEERTREILSGKTLKKIFVVKGRLVNIVI; this is encoded by the coding sequence TTGGAAGAGCGATACGAGCCGCAGCGGGTGGAGTTGAAGTGGCAGGCGTACTGGTCCGAGAAAAAGCCTTACAGAACCGATACGGAGACTTCCCAAAAGAAATTCTATTGTCTCGAGATGTTCCCTTATCCTTCAGGTAAGATCCATATGGGACATGTGCGGAATTATGCGATAGGGGATGTCATCGCGAGGTACAAGCGCATGCGCGGGTACAACGTCCTCCATCCCATGGGGTGGGACTCTTTCGGCCTCCCCGCGGAGAACGCGGCGATAAAACAGGGAATACATCCTGCAGAATGGACTCATGAGAATATCGATTTCATGAGGAGACAGCTAAACCGCATGGGGCTCAGCTACGACTGGGACAGGGAGGTGACGACCTCCTCCCCGGAATACTACCGATGGAACCAGTGGTTCTTCCTCAGGATGTATGAAAAGGGGCTCGCCTATAAGAAGGCCTCATTCGTGAACTGGTGCCGGTCCTGCGCCACGGTTCTTGCCAACGAGCAGGTGATAGACGGGAAGTGCTGGCGCTGCGACAACGAGGTGATCCAGCGAGAACTCGAGCAGTGGTTCTTCAAGATCACCGCGTATGCCGATGAACTGCTCGTGGGATGCGACAAACTCAAGGGCTGGCCCGAGAATGTCGTGGCTATGCAGAAGAACTGGATCGGCAAGAGCGAAGGCGTTGAGGTAGATTTTCCGATAGAGGGGACGGATGAAAAGATGCGGATATTCACGACGAGGCCCGATACCCTCTGGGGGGTGACCTTTGTCTGCATCGCGCCGGGACATCCCCTTTGGGAGAAACTCGTGACAGACAGGGAAAAATTGAATGGGATAAAAGCGAAGTACGGCAACGTAGAAGAAAAGGTGGGTTTCTTTACCGGCCATTACGCACGTAACCCGATGAACAACGAAAAGATACCTGTCTACGTCGCGAACTTCGTGCTCATGGAATACGGGACAGGCGCCATCATGTCGGTGCCTGCTCATGACCAGAGGGATTTTGACTTTGCGAAAGAGTACGGTCTTCCGATTAACGTAGTAATCGTTCCCGAGGATAAGGCATCGGCGAATCCTGAACCGATTACCGGGGCCTTTGAGGACGAAGGGATTCTCATCAACTCAGCCCAGTTCAGCGGATTGCCGAGCGGGGAGGCGAAGAGGAAGATCGGAGAATACATCGAAGGGCGCGGGCTCGGCAGACGGGTCATCAACTACAAACTCCGTGACTGGGGCGTCTCGCGGCAGAGATACTGGGGCACGCCGATTCCGATCATCTATTGTGAAAAATGCGGTATCGTCCCTGTGGACGAGAAGGACCTTCCGGTCATCCTCCCCGAGGGGGTGAAGTTTACCGGGCAGGGAGGATCTCCGCTCCTCGATTCGGAGGAATTTTTGAGAGTAGATTGTCCGAAGTGCGGGGGCGGGGCGCGGCGTGAGACGGACACCATGGATACCTTCGTCGATTCATCCTGGTATTATGTGCGGTACTGTTCGAGAAGGGACGAAGAGGCCCTCAAGAGGGATAACATCGCTTACTGGATGCCGGTGGATCAATACATAGGCGGTGTGGAGCACGCGGTCCTTCACCTTCTCTATTCCCGTTTTTTCACCCGCGTCATGAGGGACATCGGCATTCTCGATATCGACGAGCCGTTCACGAACCTCCTCACTCAGGGGATGGTATGCATGGAGACCTTGAAATGTCCCGAGCACGACTGGCTCTTCCCCGAGGAACTGAAGGACGGGAAGTGCCTCCATTGCGGGAGGGATGTCATAAGGGGCCGGGTCGAAAAGATGTCGAAGTCGAAGAAGAACGTGGTCGACCCCGACCATCTCATCAATAGATACGGCGCTGATACCGCGCGGCTCTTTTCCCTCTTTGCCGCCCCTCCTGAGAAAGACCTCGAATGGTCTGACAGGGGTGTTGAAGGGGCTTACCGGTTTTTGAACAGGGTCTGGGGAATCGTCTTCAGGAACCGACCGGAACTGACGGAAAAAGGGCAGGGGGGCTCATCCGAAGTTGCCGACATTCATCAGACAGCGAGCCTGTCGCCTCTTGCCTCACAACTCTTGCGGAAGACGCATCAGACGATAAAGCGGGTGACCCTTGACATAGAGCGGGAATACCATTTCAACACCGCGATCGCGGCCCTCATGGAACTCGTGAATGAACTTTCCGCTTTCAAGGCAGAAGATGACGACGACAGGGCGATATTCAGATATGCCGTCGAGACGATTCTCATGCTCCTCTCTCCTTTCGCTCCTCACATCGCAGAGGAACTCTGGGACGCGATAGGCAATGAACCGGACTTGTTCGGGAGGAGCTGGCCTGAATGGGACGAAGAGATAGCGCGTGAGGAGGAGATAGAGCTTGTTATCCAGGTCAACGGTAAGGTGAGGTCGAAGATCATGGTCCCGCAAGGACTTTCCGACGAAGAGATTAAGGAGAGGACGCTGGCAGAGGAGAGGACGCGGGAGATCCTTTCGGGCAAGACGCTGAAGAAGATCTTTGTGGTGAAGGGAAGGCTCGTGAATATCGTGATATGA
- the lptE gene encoding LPS assembly lipoprotein LptE yields MKRPHGREGMGYRVRREKGSYHYFGTVLSVLLMASCLVSCGYSIQGKANLPFQAVSLGKIANRTFEPKLEDRMQVALVEELMKNGFTLVQNSEYRIEGVINVFQMRVLSEKNSVAVEYEVIIRGDFKLVGPSGKVRPLAKGGVFIVSFLSTDSLNVVMARKEVAIEKALRDFSTELVASVIYS; encoded by the coding sequence ATGAAGAGACCGCATGGAAGAGAAGGCATGGGATACAGGGTGAGGAGAGAGAAAGGGTCGTATCATTATTTTGGGACAGTGCTTTCCGTTCTGCTCATGGCTTCTTGTTTGGTCTCTTGCGGCTACTCGATACAGGGCAAGGCAAACCTTCCGTTTCAGGCGGTCAGCCTCGGGAAGATCGCGAACAGGACCTTCGAGCCGAAGCTGGAAGACAGGATGCAGGTGGCGCTCGTTGAGGAACTCATGAAGAACGGATTTACCCTGGTTCAGAATTCCGAATACCGGATAGAAGGGGTAATTAATGTCTTTCAGATGAGGGTCCTTTCCGAGAAGAACAGTGTTGCCGTCGAATATGAGGTGATCATCAGGGGAGATTTTAAACTCGTCGGGCCGTCCGGCAAGGTCAGGCCGCTAGCAAAAGGAGGGGTCTTCATCGTCTCCTTTCTGAGTACGGACAGTCTCAACGTTGTCATGGCGCGAAAGGAAGTGGCGATAGAAAAGGCGTTGAGGGATTTTTCGACGGAGCTTGTCGCCTCGGTAATATACTCATGA